A single window of Solenopsis invicta isolate M01_SB chromosome 3, UNIL_Sinv_3.0, whole genome shotgun sequence DNA harbors:
- the LOC105203954 gene encoding lysM and putative peptidoglycan-binding domain-containing protein 3 isoform X3: MSQKLVNSTFEEQKGVRQMIHLRGRESSPHYVFLHSDDESSADEDNISLQTIKRSPSSRRKIQVINVQIKPEDTLQALALRYRCTVPVQPFSILTEASPENNQGDNAVVTSEQCQKEAPARLEEQLIDLAATSTSTDSSNTEINTIILNSVCEPLSSYNSANTPEISQTEHDALLGDNENTEAAASCETDMFKCSGDNWGLSWTQLLVFSLLLSFAGPIIYILYIAEYSVKTNITVSN, encoded by the exons ATGTCGCAAAAATTGGTGAATTCGACGTTTGAGGAACAGAAAGGCGTTAG GCAAATGATCCATCTGCGTGGAAGAGAAAGCTCCCCACATTATGTGTTTTTACACTCGGATGATGAAAGTAGCGCGGATGAGGATAACATATCTTTACAAACTATCAAGCGATCCCCATCGTCACGTCGGAAAATTCAGGTGATCAACGTGCAAATAAAACCTGAGGACACCTTGCAGGCATTGGCCCTTCGATACAGATGCACT GTTCCCGTGCAAccattttctattttaactgAGGCGTCACCCGAAAATAATCAAGGTGATAATGCTGTCGTCACGTCTGAACAATGTCAGAAGGAAGCACCTGCAAGACTAGAAGAACAGTTGATAGACTTGGCCGCCACGTCGACGAGTACGGACTCCTCGAACACAGAAATTAATACGATCATACTGAATTCAGTATGCGAACCTTTATCATCCTATAACAGTGCCAATACTCCTGAAATTTCTCAAACAGAGCATGATGCGTTGCTTGGCGATAATGAAAATACAGAGGCAGCTGCATCCTGTGAAACAGACATGTTCAAATGTTCCGGCGATAATTGGGGATTGTCCTGGACGCAATTGCTTGTGTTTTCGTTGCTATTAAGTTTCGCAGGGCctattatatacatactttataTAGCAGAGTATTCAGTCAAAACAAATATAACTGTAAgcaattaa
- the LOC105203954 gene encoding lysM and putative peptidoglycan-binding domain-containing protein 3 isoform X2, protein MIHLRGRESSPHYVFLHSDDESSADEDNISLQTIKRSPSSRRKIQVINVQIKPEDTLQALALRYRCTISELKRINKIDKENEIYAKPYIKVPVQPFSILTEASPENNQGDNAVVTSEQCQKEAPARLEEQLIDLAATSTSTDSSNTEINTIILNSVCEPLSSYNSANTPEISQTEHDALLGDNENTEAAASCETDMFKCSGDNWGLSWTQLLVFSLLLSFAGPIIYILYIAEYSVKTNITVSN, encoded by the exons ATGATCCATCTGCGTGGAAGAGAAAGCTCCCCACATTATGTGTTTTTACACTCGGATGATGAAAGTAGCGCGGATGAGGATAACATATCTTTACAAACTATCAAGCGATCCCCATCGTCACGTCGGAAAATTCAGGTGATCAACGTGCAAATAAAACCTGAGGACACCTTGCAGGCATTGGCCCTTCGATACAGATGCACT ATATCTGAATTGAAACGAATTAATAAAATCGACAAAGAGAATGAAATATATGCTAAGCCTTATATTAAGGTTCCCGTGCAAccattttctattttaactgAGGCGTCACCCGAAAATAATCAAGGTGATAATGCTGTCGTCACGTCTGAACAATGTCAGAAGGAAGCACCTGCAAGACTAGAAGAACAGTTGATAGACTTGGCCGCCACGTCGACGAGTACGGACTCCTCGAACACAGAAATTAATACGATCATACTGAATTCAGTATGCGAACCTTTATCATCCTATAACAGTGCCAATACTCCTGAAATTTCTCAAACAGAGCATGATGCGTTGCTTGGCGATAATGAAAATACAGAGGCAGCTGCATCCTGTGAAACAGACATGTTCAAATGTTCCGGCGATAATTGGGGATTGTCCTGGACGCAATTGCTTGTGTTTTCGTTGCTATTAAGTTTCGCAGGGCctattatatacatactttataTAGCAGAGTATTCAGTCAAAACAAATATAACTGTAAgcaattaa
- the LOC105203954 gene encoding lysM and putative peptidoglycan-binding domain-containing protein 3 isoform X1 encodes MSQKLVNSTFEEQKGVRQMIHLRGRESSPHYVFLHSDDESSADEDNISLQTIKRSPSSRRKIQVINVQIKPEDTLQALALRYRCTISELKRINKIDKENEIYAKPYIKVPVQPFSILTEASPENNQGDNAVVTSEQCQKEAPARLEEQLIDLAATSTSTDSSNTEINTIILNSVCEPLSSYNSANTPEISQTEHDALLGDNENTEAAASCETDMFKCSGDNWGLSWTQLLVFSLLLSFAGPIIYILYIAEYSVKTNITVSN; translated from the exons ATGTCGCAAAAATTGGTGAATTCGACGTTTGAGGAACAGAAAGGCGTTAG GCAAATGATCCATCTGCGTGGAAGAGAAAGCTCCCCACATTATGTGTTTTTACACTCGGATGATGAAAGTAGCGCGGATGAGGATAACATATCTTTACAAACTATCAAGCGATCCCCATCGTCACGTCGGAAAATTCAGGTGATCAACGTGCAAATAAAACCTGAGGACACCTTGCAGGCATTGGCCCTTCGATACAGATGCACT ATATCTGAATTGAAACGAATTAATAAAATCGACAAAGAGAATGAAATATATGCTAAGCCTTATATTAAGGTTCCCGTGCAAccattttctattttaactgAGGCGTCACCCGAAAATAATCAAGGTGATAATGCTGTCGTCACGTCTGAACAATGTCAGAAGGAAGCACCTGCAAGACTAGAAGAACAGTTGATAGACTTGGCCGCCACGTCGACGAGTACGGACTCCTCGAACACAGAAATTAATACGATCATACTGAATTCAGTATGCGAACCTTTATCATCCTATAACAGTGCCAATACTCCTGAAATTTCTCAAACAGAGCATGATGCGTTGCTTGGCGATAATGAAAATACAGAGGCAGCTGCATCCTGTGAAACAGACATGTTCAAATGTTCCGGCGATAATTGGGGATTGTCCTGGACGCAATTGCTTGTGTTTTCGTTGCTATTAAGTTTCGCAGGGCctattatatacatactttataTAGCAGAGTATTCAGTCAAAACAAATATAACTGTAAgcaattaa
- the LOC105203951 gene encoding 40S ribosomal protein S11, with translation MADQSERAFQKQPTIFLNRKKGLGPKRRKPMRYSRNVGLGFKTPREALEGTYIDKKCPFTGNVSIRGRILTGVVQKMKMQRTIVIRRDYLHYIRKYNRFEKRHRNMSVHLSPCFRDVEIGDVVTIGECRPLSKTVRFNVLKVSKGTGSKKSFKKF, from the exons ATGGCTGATCAG AGCGAGCGCGCGTTCCAGAAGCAACCCACGATCTTTCTTAACCGCAAGAAAGGTCTGGGCCCAAAACGCAGGAAGCCCATGAGATATAGCCGCAATGTCGGGCTCGGTTTCAAGACGCCTCGCGAA GCTCTTGAGGGAACCTATATCGATAAGAAATGTCCATTCACTGGCAATGTATCGATTAGAGGACGTATACTGACTGGTGTTGTACAAAAGATGAAAATGCAACGTACTATAGTTATTCGCAGGgattatttgcattatattaGGAAATACAATCGTTTTGAGAAGCGTCATCGCAATATGAGTGTACATCTTAGTCCTTGCTTCAG GGATGTAGAAATTGGTGATGTAGTCACTATTGGAGAATGCAGACCTTTGAGCAAGACGGTGAGATTTAATGTACTGAAGGTTTCAAAAGGAACAGGATCGAAGAAAAGCTTCAAAAAGTTCTAA
- the LOC105203953 gene encoding cytochrome c oxidase assembly factor 5 yields the protein MMQYEEEGETLKDKSRCANIRADLKMCLLLSDCCKIHKRTPRECLKLRDGTVPEECFTLRTAFFECKHSIIDGRRRFRGPKGY from the exons ATGATGCAATATGAGGAAGAGGGCGAAACATTGAAGGATAAATCACGATGCGCGAACATTCGCGCTGATCTTAAAATGTGTTTGCTTCTAAGCGATTGTTGTAAAATC CACAAGCGTACTCCTAGAGAATGTCTTAAATTACGTGATGGCACAGTTCCCGAAGAATGCTTTACCTTGCGCACCGCGTTCTTTGAGTGTAAGCATTCTATA ATTGATGGTAGACGGCGGTTTAGGGGTCCCAAAGGATATTAA